The following are encoded together in the Magnetospirillum gryphiswaldense MSR-1 v2 genome:
- the rarD gene encoding EamA family transporter RarD yields MEPARAGAFAALTAFLCWGVFGIYFHALGAVPAAEVLAHRIIGGALFALLFQSAWGRLAEIRVALTDTKVLRGLLGSSVAIAVNWGVFIWATANGRALEASLGYFIFPLISVVLARVVLGERLSRRQGAAVALAALGVGWLVAVGTGLPWVALVLAVSFGAYGLLRKTIVVGAMAGLFVEAVVLVPLALGYLLWSGGGVVVHDAAPQVIALIAVAGPLTAIPLALFAYGARRLRLSTLGLMMYINPTVQMLVAVFLFGEAFTQAHMVAFAAIWCGLCLYSWPSRRL; encoded by the coding sequence ATGGAGCCTGCCCGTGCCGGTGCCTTCGCTGCCCTGACCGCCTTTTTGTGTTGGGGGGTGTTCGGCATCTATTTCCATGCCTTGGGTGCCGTTCCCGCCGCCGAGGTGCTGGCCCATCGCATTATCGGCGGTGCGCTTTTCGCCCTGTTGTTTCAATCGGCCTGGGGGCGTCTGGCGGAAATCCGCGTCGCCCTGACCGATACCAAGGTGCTGCGCGGGTTGTTGGGATCGTCGGTGGCCATCGCCGTGAATTGGGGCGTGTTCATCTGGGCCACCGCCAATGGTCGGGCGTTGGAAGCCAGTTTGGGCTATTTCATCTTTCCGCTGATTTCGGTGGTGCTGGCCCGTGTCGTGCTGGGCGAACGCCTGAGCCGGCGGCAGGGGGCGGCGGTGGCATTGGCCGCCCTGGGCGTCGGCTGGCTGGTGGCGGTCGGAACCGGTCTGCCGTGGGTGGCTCTGGTGCTGGCCGTCAGCTTCGGCGCTTATGGTTTGCTGCGCAAAACCATCGTCGTCGGCGCCATGGCCGGATTGTTCGTGGAAGCCGTGGTGCTGGTGCCGCTGGCCTTGGGCTATCTGCTGTGGAGCGGCGGCGGCGTGGTGGTGCATGACGCTGCGCCCCAGGTGATTGCCCTGATCGCCGTTGCCGGCCCCTTGACCGCCATTCCGCTGGCCCTGTTCGCCTATGGGGCGCGGCGGTTGCGGCTGTCGACCTTGGGTTTGATGATGTACATCAATCCGACGGTGCAGATGCTGGTGGCGGTGTTTTTGTTCGGCGAAGCCTTCACCCAGGCCCACATGGTCGCCTTCGCCGCCATCTGGTGCGGGCTGTGCCTGTAT
- a CDS encoding sensor domain-containing diguanylate cyclase: MEIISIQTEIAKLGLDLPNVMQLVTDRTLSLIGADGAAIELAEGDEMVYRATAGSAQSQIGLRIKRDNSLSGLAVREGETLLSADCETDHRVDINACRKVGLRSMIVMPLHHNGATVGVLKAMSAHPAAFRDQDVKLLNLLSEVVGAAMFFATKYNADDLFYQATHDSLTGLANRALFMDRLRTLTSQHAREQKAAGILMIDLNGLKQVNDSFGHRAGDAMIKEAANRLKQVARQSDTVARLGGDEFGAILSPVEMENGIQAVIDRITAETASPFQFENRTFQLSASIGAAHFPDESVEIEHLIELADQRMYEVKRRHHDRTRPEIH; encoded by the coding sequence ATGGAAATCATATCGATCCAGACCGAAATCGCTAAGCTTGGATTGGATTTACCCAATGTCATGCAACTGGTGACGGATCGCACCTTATCACTGATCGGGGCGGATGGGGCCGCCATCGAACTGGCCGAGGGCGACGAAATGGTCTATCGCGCCACCGCTGGCAGTGCCCAGTCGCAAATCGGCCTGCGTATCAAACGCGACAACAGCCTGTCGGGGCTGGCGGTCAGAGAGGGGGAAACCCTGCTGTCGGCGGATTGCGAAACCGACCATCGCGTCGACATCAATGCCTGCCGCAAGGTCGGTCTGCGCTCGATGATCGTGATGCCGCTTCATCATAACGGCGCGACGGTGGGGGTGCTGAAGGCAATGTCGGCCCACCCCGCCGCATTCAGAGACCAGGATGTCAAGCTGTTGAACCTGCTGTCGGAGGTGGTCGGCGCCGCCATGTTCTTCGCCACCAAATACAATGCCGACGATTTGTTTTATCAGGCCACTCATGACAGCCTGACCGGGCTGGCCAACCGGGCGCTGTTCATGGATCGCCTGCGCACGCTGACATCACAACATGCGCGCGAACAAAAGGCCGCCGGTATCCTGATGATCGACCTGAACGGCCTTAAACAGGTCAACGACAGCTTCGGCCATCGGGCCGGCGACGCCATGATCAAGGAAGCGGCCAATCGCCTGAAGCAGGTGGCCCGCCAGTCGGACACGGTCGCCCGCTTGGGTGGCGACGAGTTCGGCGCGATCTTGTCGCCGGTGGAAATGGAAAACGGTATCCAGGCCGTCATCGACCGCATCACAGCCGAAACCGCCTCGCCGTTCCAGTTCGAGAATCGCACCTTCCAACTGAGCGCCAGTATCGGCGCCGCCCACTTTCCCGATGAAAGCGTCGAGATCGAGCATCTGATCGAGTTGGCCGACCAGCGCATGTACGAGGTCAAACGCCGTCACCACGACCGCACCCGCCCCGAAATCCACTGA
- the purL gene encoding phosphoribosylformylglycinamidine synthase subunit PurL has product MSQITPEVIAQHGIKPDEYKLILEIMGRAPNLTELGIFSVMWSEHCSYKSSKKWLKTLPTKAPWVICGPGENAGIIDIGDDQAIVFKMESHNHPSFIEPYQGAATGVGGILRDVFTMGARPIANMNALRFGDPANPKTRHLVAGVVAGIGGYGNCVGVPTVGGETNFHKSYNGNILVNAMTVGLADKNNIFYSAAAGVGNPVVYFGSKTGRDGIHGATMASAEFDEKSEEKRPTVQVGDPFTEKLLIEACLELMATDVIVAIQDMGAAGLTSSSFEMASKGGLGVELDLDSVPMREEGMSAYEIMLSESQERMLMILKPGKEDVARAIMDKWELDFAVIGTLTDTGRMVLKRHGEIVANLPIDPLAQASPEYDRPWTAPAKLPVIAADKVEAVDPASALKTLLGCPDLASKRWIYEQYDHMVMGDTVQRPGGDAAVVRIHGTQKAVAITTDCTPRYCQADPHEGGRQAVAEAYRNISATGAVPLAVTDNLNFGNPEKHEIMGQIVEAIKGMGEACRELDFPVVSGNVSLYNETQGTAIQPTPAIGAVGLLDDVSKHMTVAFKAGGNHIVLLGETKGWLGASLYLREVCGREEGAPPPVALHRERRKGELVRQLIQDGQITACHDVSDGGLLVAVAEMAMASGIGASLEAPSSLPLHAWCFGEDQGRYVLEVGQDDLVAVLEAAQEHDCVARVIGKTGGADISVGGSCVAVAELKSVNESWMPTFMGAEMSGH; this is encoded by the coding sequence GTGAGCCAGATTACCCCTGAAGTCATCGCCCAACACGGCATCAAGCCCGACGAGTACAAGCTGATCCTCGAGATCATGGGCCGTGCGCCCAATCTGACCGAGCTGGGCATCTTCTCGGTCATGTGGTCCGAGCATTGCTCGTACAAATCGTCGAAGAAGTGGCTGAAGACCCTGCCGACCAAGGCGCCGTGGGTCATCTGCGGCCCGGGCGAGAACGCCGGCATCATCGATATCGGCGACGATCAGGCCATCGTCTTCAAGATGGAAAGCCATAACCACCCGTCGTTCATCGAGCCCTATCAGGGCGCGGCGACTGGTGTGGGCGGTATCCTGCGCGACGTCTTCACCATGGGCGCGCGGCCCATCGCCAACATGAACGCGCTGCGCTTCGGCGACCCGGCCAACCCCAAGACCCGCCATCTGGTGGCGGGCGTGGTCGCCGGCATCGGCGGTTACGGCAATTGCGTCGGCGTCCCCACCGTGGGCGGCGAGACCAATTTCCACAAATCCTACAACGGCAACATCCTGGTCAACGCCATGACCGTGGGTCTGGCCGACAAGAACAACATTTTCTATTCGGCCGCCGCCGGTGTCGGTAATCCCGTCGTCTATTTCGGTTCCAAGACCGGTCGCGACGGCATCCACGGCGCCACCATGGCTTCAGCCGAATTCGACGAAAAGTCGGAAGAAAAGCGCCCGACCGTGCAAGTCGGCGACCCCTTCACCGAAAAGCTGTTGATCGAAGCCTGCCTGGAACTGATGGCCACCGATGTCATCGTCGCCATCCAGGACATGGGCGCCGCCGGCTTGACCAGCTCGTCGTTCGAGATGGCGTCGAAGGGTGGACTGGGCGTCGAGCTTGATCTGGACAGCGTCCCCATGCGCGAAGAGGGCATGAGCGCCTACGAGATCATGCTGTCGGAATCGCAAGAACGCATGCTGATGATCCTGAAGCCGGGCAAGGAAGATGTGGCCCGCGCGATCATGGACAAGTGGGAACTGGATTTCGCCGTCATCGGCACCCTGACCGACACCGGTCGCATGGTGCTGAAGCGTCATGGCGAAATCGTCGCCAATCTGCCCATCGACCCGCTGGCCCAGGCCTCGCCGGAATATGACCGTCCGTGGACGGCCCCGGCCAAGCTGCCGGTGATCGCCGCCGACAAGGTGGAAGCGGTCGACCCGGCCAGCGCCTTGAAGACCCTGCTGGGCTGCCCCGATCTGGCCTCCAAGCGTTGGATCTACGAGCAGTACGACCACATGGTCATGGGCGACACCGTGCAGCGCCCCGGCGGCGATGCCGCGGTGGTGCGCATCCACGGCACGCAAAAGGCGGTGGCCATCACCACCGATTGCACCCCGCGTTATTGTCAGGCCGATCCGCATGAAGGCGGCCGTCAGGCGGTGGCGGAAGCCTATCGCAACATCTCGGCCACCGGCGCGGTGCCGCTGGCGGTGACCGACAATCTGAATTTCGGCAACCCGGAAAAGCACGAGATCATGGGCCAGATCGTGGAAGCGATCAAAGGCATGGGCGAGGCTTGCCGCGAGCTGGACTTCCCCGTCGTCTCCGGCAACGTGTCGCTTTACAACGAAACCCAGGGCACGGCCATCCAGCCGACCCCGGCCATCGGCGCCGTCGGCCTGCTTGACGACGTGTCCAAGCACATGACCGTGGCTTTCAAGGCCGGTGGCAACCACATCGTGCTGTTGGGCGAAACCAAGGGTTGGCTGGGCGCGTCGTTGTACCTGCGCGAAGTCTGTGGCCGCGAGGAAGGGGCGCCGCCGCCGGTGGCGCTGCACCGCGAGCGGCGCAAGGGTGAACTGGTCCGCCAGTTGATCCAGGACGGTCAGATCACCGCCTGTCACGACGTCTCCGATGGCGGCCTGCTGGTGGCGGTGGCGGAAATGGCCATGGCCAGCGGCATCGGCGCCAGCCTGGAGGCGCCGTCGAGCCTGCCGCTGCATGCCTGGTGCTTCGGCGAGGACCAGGGCCGCTATGTGCTGGAAGTGGGCCAGGACGATCTGGTCGCCGTGCTGGAAGCGGCGCAGGAACACGATTGTGTCGCCCGCGTCATCGGCAAGACCGGTGGCGCCGACATCAGCGTCGGCGGTTCCTGTGTCGCCGTGGCCGAACTGAAATCGGTCAACGAGTCCTGGATGCCCACTTTCATGGGCGCGGAAATGTCCGGTCACTGA
- the purQ gene encoding phosphoribosylformylglycinamidine synthase subunit PurQ: MKAAVIVFPGSNCDRDVAVALEASMGAKPHMVWHRDTQLPDVDLIVVPGGFSYGDYLRCGAMAAHSPIMREVKARADQGARVLGICNGFQIITEAGLLPGVLMRNAALKFICRDVHLRVENDRTDFCRYYRSGDVVRFPIAHAEGNYFVDPKTYREMEDNGQVAFRYCGADGTVAPEFNPNGSLGNVAGVYNTKKNVLGLMPHPERLAEDLLGGSDGKLMFDSLVEALS, translated from the coding sequence GTGAAAGCCGCCGTCATCGTATTTCCCGGCTCCAACTGCGACCGCGACGTCGCCGTGGCGCTGGAAGCAAGCATGGGCGCCAAGCCCCACATGGTTTGGCACCGCGACACCCAACTGCCCGACGTCGATCTGATCGTCGTTCCCGGCGGTTTTTCTTATGGCGATTATCTGCGCTGCGGCGCCATGGCCGCCCATTCGCCGATCATGCGCGAGGTCAAGGCCCGCGCCGATCAGGGCGCGCGGGTCTTGGGCATCTGCAACGGCTTCCAGATCATCACCGAAGCGGGGCTGCTGCCCGGCGTGCTGATGCGCAATGCCGCGCTCAAGTTCATCTGCCGCGACGTGCATCTGCGGGTGGAGAACGACCGCACCGATTTCTGCCGCTATTACCGCAGCGGCGACGTGGTGCGCTTCCCCATCGCCCATGCCGAGGGTAATTACTTCGTCGATCCCAAGACCTATCGGGAAATGGAAGACAACGGTCAGGTGGCCTTCCGCTATTGCGGTGCCGACGGTACTGTCGCGCCCGAGTTCAATCCCAATGGCAGCTTGGGCAACGTCGCCGGTGTTTATAATACCAAGAAGAACGTGCTGGGCCTGATGCCGCACCCGGAACGCTTGGCCGAGGATCTGCTGGGCGGGTCCGACGGCAAGCTGATGTTCGATTCGCTGGTGGAGGCGTTGTCGTGA
- a CDS encoding ABC transporter permease — translation MPAYPHKKNGFKAPLPWLAAVVVLAALVALPVVVVAGNLLVPSGGIWTHLAETVLGSYIGNSIILMIGVGAGVALGGVGTAWLVTMCRFPFSRVLEWALLLPMAMPAYVVAYTYTGLLDYSGPVQGALRALMGWTSARDYWFPEIRSLGGAVTVMVMVLYPYVYILARAAFLEQSVCVLEASRTLGRGPWRAFSQVALPLARPAVMAGIALALMETLNDFGTVHYFAVDTFTTGIYRTWLGMGEPAVAAQLGAVLMIFVAGLIALERWSRGGAKSHHTTSRYRRLPRIALPGWRGGLALAFSLLPVLLGFVIPAAMLAWWTFQVGLAASFGGDFTRLAGNSLILALVAGLAAVAVAVVLAYAQRLHPRPLIRLAVRVASLGYAVPGSVIAVGIMVPLVALDRSIARTIEGWTGASPGLLLTGTIFALIYAYLVRFLAVSANTVEASLAKVTPSLEAAARTLGCGTVSALRRVHLPIIKGSLLSAVLLVFVDVMKELPATLIMRPFNFDTLATRTFTLASDERLADAGAPALAIVLVGLVPVLLLSRAIAKSRPGEPS, via the coding sequence GTGCCCGCATATCCACACAAAAAAAATGGCTTTAAGGCGCCGCTGCCCTGGCTGGCGGCGGTTGTGGTGCTGGCGGCGCTGGTGGCGCTGCCGGTCGTGGTCGTGGCCGGCAATCTGCTGGTGCCGTCGGGCGGCATCTGGACCCATCTGGCCGAGACCGTGCTGGGATCGTATATCGGCAATTCCATCATCCTGATGATCGGCGTCGGCGCCGGCGTCGCCTTGGGCGGCGTCGGCACCGCCTGGCTGGTGACTATGTGCCGGTTTCCCTTCAGCCGCGTGCTGGAATGGGCGCTGCTCTTGCCCATGGCCATGCCCGCTTATGTGGTCGCCTATACCTATACCGGCCTGCTGGATTATTCCGGTCCGGTGCAGGGCGCGCTTCGTGCCCTGATGGGCTGGACCAGCGCGCGCGATTACTGGTTCCCGGAAATCCGCTCGCTCGGCGGGGCGGTGACGGTGATGGTGATGGTGCTCTACCCCTATGTCTACATCCTGGCCCGCGCCGCCTTCCTCGAGCAATCGGTGTGCGTGCTGGAGGCCAGCCGCACCTTGGGCCGCGGGCCGTGGCGGGCGTTTTCCCAGGTCGCCCTGCCGCTGGCGCGACCGGCGGTGATGGCCGGCATCGCCCTGGCGCTGATGGAAACCTTGAACGATTTCGGCACCGTGCATTATTTCGCCGTCGACACCTTCACCACCGGCATCTACCGCACCTGGCTGGGCATGGGCGAACCGGCGGTGGCGGCGCAATTAGGCGCGGTGCTGATGATCTTCGTCGCCGGTCTGATCGCCCTGGAACGCTGGTCGCGCGGCGGCGCCAAAAGCCACCACACCACCAGCCGCTATCGCCGCCTGCCGCGCATCGCCCTGCCCGGCTGGCGCGGTGGGCTGGCCCTGGCCTTTTCGCTGTTGCCGGTGTTGCTGGGCTTCGTCATCCCAGCGGCCATGCTGGCGTGGTGGACGTTTCAGGTCGGGCTGGCGGCATCGTTCGGCGGCGACTTCACCCGTCTGGCCGGCAACTCGCTGATCCTCGCCCTGGTCGCCGGGCTGGCGGCGGTGGCGGTGGCGGTGGTGCTGGCCTATGCCCAGCGCCTGCATCCGCGCCCATTGATCCGTCTGGCCGTGCGGGTGGCGTCGTTGGGCTATGCCGTGCCCGGCTCGGTCATCGCTGTCGGCATCATGGTGCCGCTGGTGGCGCTCGACCGTTCCATCGCCCGCACCATCGAGGGCTGGACCGGCGCCTCGCCCGGCCTGCTGCTGACCGGCACCATCTTCGCCCTGATCTATGCCTATCTGGTGCGCTTCCTGGCGGTCTCCGCCAACACGGTGGAAGCCAGCCTAGCCAAGGTGACGCCATCGCTGGAAGCCGCCGCCCGCACCCTGGGCTGCGGCACGGTGTCGGCCTTGCGCCGGGTGCATCTGCCCATCATCAAGGGCAGCCTGCTGTCGGCGGTGCTGCTGGTCTTCGTCGACGTGATGAAGGAATTGCCGGCCACCTTGATCATGCGTCCGTTCAATTTCGATACCCTGGCGACCCGCACCTTCACCCTGGCCTCGGACGAACGTCTGGCCGATGCCGGCGCCCCGGCCCTGGCCATCGTCCTGGTCGGGCTGGTGCCGGTGCTGCTGCTCAGCCGCGCCATCGCCAAATCCCGCCCCGGAGAACCATCATGA
- a CDS encoding ABC transporter ATP-binding protein, with product MNSTTGLVMSNITHHFGQTRVVDDVSLSIAPGELLCLLGPSGCGKTTTLRIAAGLESPSAGTVVLNSQLVSGNGVHLPPERRHVGFLFQDYALFPHLDVLGNVEFGIQSLTGTERKTRALEMLDQVGMKDYAQAWPHQLSGGQQQRVALARALAPNPGLMLLDEPFSGLDKRLRDQVRDETLHVLKRNRVSTLMVTHDPEEAMFMADRVAVMRQGRIVQMDQPEALYNSPADPFVASFFGEVNIFDALVSNGMADTPLGRFSVDGPVAKAQVLVRPEGIGITDDAGPEAVVLAARLLGRVSLIHLRVEHPHLPAAHLHARLASRALPAEGERLRLSIDHSQVFIFPAT from the coding sequence ATGAATTCCACCACCGGATTGGTGATGAGCAACATCACCCACCATTTCGGCCAAACCCGCGTGGTGGACGACGTCAGCCTGTCCATCGCCCCGGGCGAGTTGCTCTGCCTGCTGGGGCCGTCGGGTTGCGGCAAGACCACCACCTTGCGCATCGCCGCCGGGCTGGAATCGCCCAGCGCCGGCACCGTGGTGCTGAACAGCCAGTTGGTGTCGGGCAACGGCGTGCATCTGCCGCCGGAACGCCGCCATGTGGGCTTTCTGTTCCAGGATTACGCCCTGTTCCCCCATCTCGACGTACTGGGCAACGTCGAATTCGGCATCCAAAGCCTGACCGGGACCGAGCGCAAGACCCGCGCCCTGGAGATGCTGGATCAGGTGGGGATGAAGGATTATGCCCAGGCGTGGCCGCATCAATTGTCGGGCGGCCAGCAACAGCGTGTCGCCCTGGCCCGCGCGCTGGCCCCCAATCCCGGCCTGATGCTGCTGGACGAGCCGTTTTCCGGCCTGGACAAGCGCCTGCGCGATCAGGTCCGCGACGAAACCCTGCACGTCTTGAAGCGCAACCGGGTCTCGACCTTGATGGTCACCCACGACCCGGAGGAAGCCATGTTCATGGCCGACCGCGTCGCCGTCATGCGCCAGGGCCGCATCGTCCAGATGGACCAGCCGGAGGCGCTGTACAACAGCCCCGCCGACCCGTTCGTCGCCTCGTTCTTCGGCGAGGTCAACATCTTCGACGCCCTGGTGAGCAATGGCATGGCGGATACGCCGCTGGGCCGCTTTAGCGTCGATGGCCCTGTCGCCAAGGCCCAGGTGCTGGTCCGCCCCGAAGGCATCGGCATCACCGACGATGCCGGCCCCGAGGCGGTGGTGCTGGCCGCGCGCCTGCTGGGCCGGGTCAGCCTGATCCATCTGCGGGTGGAACACCCCCACCTGCCCGCCGCCCATCTGCATGCCCGGCTGGCCAGCCGGGCCCTGCCGGCGGAAGGCGAGCGCCTGCGCCTGAGCATCGATCACAGTCAGGTTTTCATCTTTCCGGCGACATAG